A genomic stretch from Microtus pennsylvanicus isolate mMicPen1 chromosome 11, mMicPen1.hap1, whole genome shotgun sequence includes:
- the Tlcd1 gene encoding TLC domain-containing protein 1 isoform X2 produces the protein MLVEIETAWSLSGYLLVCFSAGYFIHDTVDIVLSKQTRASWEYLVHHVMAMGAFFSGIFWKSFVGGGVLTLLVEVSNIFLTLRMMMKINNAQNLLLYRINKYVNLVMYFLFRLAPQVYLTKFFLQYAGERTLGTFLLVILLMLDLMILIYFSRLLRSDFCPERAPSRQHKDKFLTE, from the exons ATGCTGGTGGAGATTGAGACGGCGTGGTCACTTTCTGGCTACTTGCTTGTGTGCTTCTCCGCAG GATACTTCATCCACGACACGGTGGACATCGTGCTTAGTAAACAGACTAGAGCTTCTTGGGAATACCTTGTTCATCATGTCATG GCTATGGGTGCCTTCTTCTCTGGTATCTTTTGGAAAAGCTTTGTTGGTGGGGGCGTCTTAACACTCCTGGTGGAGGTCAGCAACATCTTCCTCACACtgaggatgatgatgaagataaacAACGCACAGAATCTCCTCCTGTACCGCATCAACAAGTATGTCAACCTGGTCATGTACTTTCTCTTCCGCCTGGCCCCCCAAGTCTACCTCACCAAGTTCTTCCTGCAGTATGCTGGCGAGAGGACCCTGGGAACATTTTTGTTGGTCATCTTGCTCATGCTGGACTTGATGATCCTCATCTACTTTTCCCGCCTCCTTCGCTCGGATTTCTGCCCTGAACGTGCTCCCAGCCGTCAACACAAAGACAAATTCTTGACTGAGTGA
- the Tlcd1 gene encoding TLC domain-containing protein 1 isoform X1, producing the protein MHLLLHPAWPLLLGATLTFRALRHALCRLPLPAHVRSDPLRTWRWHNLLVSFTHSIVSGIWALLCIWQTPEMLVEIETAWSLSGYLLVCFSAGYFIHDTVDIVLSKQTRASWEYLVHHVMAMGAFFSGIFWKSFVGGGVLTLLVEVSNIFLTLRMMMKINNAQNLLLYRINKYVNLVMYFLFRLAPQVYLTKFFLQYAGERTLGTFLLVILLMLDLMILIYFSRLLRSDFCPERAPSRQHKDKFLTE; encoded by the exons ATGCACCTACTGTTGCACCCCGCCTGGCCGCTGCTCCTCGGCGCCACGCTGACCTTCCGGGCACTCCGGCACGCGCTCtgtcgcctgcctctgcccgctCACGTGCGCTCCGACCCCCTGCGCACCTGGCGTTGGCATAACCTACTCGTCTCCTTCACCCACTCCATTGTATCAGGGATCTGGGCACTGCTGTG CATATGGCAAACCCCTGAAATGCTGGTGGAGATTGAGACGGCGTGGTCACTTTCTGGCTACTTGCTTGTGTGCTTCTCCGCAG GATACTTCATCCACGACACGGTGGACATCGTGCTTAGTAAACAGACTAGAGCTTCTTGGGAATACCTTGTTCATCATGTCATG GCTATGGGTGCCTTCTTCTCTGGTATCTTTTGGAAAAGCTTTGTTGGTGGGGGCGTCTTAACACTCCTGGTGGAGGTCAGCAACATCTTCCTCACACtgaggatgatgatgaagataaacAACGCACAGAATCTCCTCCTGTACCGCATCAACAAGTATGTCAACCTGGTCATGTACTTTCTCTTCCGCCTGGCCCCCCAAGTCTACCTCACCAAGTTCTTCCTGCAGTATGCTGGCGAGAGGACCCTGGGAACATTTTTGTTGGTCATCTTGCTCATGCTGGACTTGATGATCCTCATCTACTTTTCCCGCCTCCTTCGCTCGGATTTCTGCCCTGAACGTGCTCCCAGCCGTCAACACAAAGACAAATTCTTGACTGAGTGA
- the Proca1 gene encoding protein PROCA1 isoform X2, with translation MWVRTTLTIKRWTEEKSGCKTDIWEESESTDISRLPSWKRRHLASVESSSDVSSSSFSSEGICEDTDRCCWKHQQCVIHPYPECDHHKQHMHTVRHCNCESRLKDCSEKTNNSSSRDVCPTCCSRDGGSTCYNIIHTPCFELIPEEECVERIWYRWCKRYRPLSVAVIHHPHSIHHICMADDPNEEEEEAPSPSPTHLCPTDIPTDPDIRAVTRAPDSAAPITIWRSESPTDKSQEGKVIKKMKKEKEKDKEEEMVDKKAKPKKIVKKGKLTKKKSPVKSESSPPEPVRTSESSPESREERESEDSYERNKERRSSDTVESPSPKKKEKSTAQTKKNGTKTLQNKKTSKRKSPPVSSPNLS, from the exons ATGTGGGTCAGGACGACACTAACGATTAAAAGATGGACTGAGGAAAAGAGTGGCTGCAAAACTGACATTTGGGAGGAGAGCGAGAGCACCG ATATAAGCAGGTTGCCCAGCTGGAAGAGAAGACATCTGGCTAGTGTGGAGTCCAGCAGTGAtgtgtcttcctcttccttctcctcggAAG GTATCTGCGAGGACACTGACAGGTGCTGCTGGAAACATCAGCAGTGTGTCATCCACCCCTACCCGGAATGTGACCATCACAAGCAGCACATGCACACCGTCAGACACTGCAACTGTGAATCTAG GCTGAAGGACTGCTCAGAGAAGACAAATAATAGCAGCTCCCGAGATGTATGCCCGACCTGCTGCTCCAGAGATGGGGGCTCAACCTGCTACAACATCATCCATACCCCTTGCTTTGAACTCATCCCAGAGGAAGAGTGTGTGGAGCGGATCTGGTACCGCTG GTGCAAACGCTACAGACCCCTCTCTGTGGCAGTAATCCACCATCCCCATTCCATCCATCACATATGTATGGCAGATGATccaaatgaggaggaggaggaggctccaTCTCCCAGCCCGACTCACTTGTGTCCCACTGACATACCTACTGACCCAGACATCAGGGCCGTCACCAGGGCTCCCGACTCAGCAGCGCCCATCACCATCTGGCGTTCTGAGAGCCCCACAGACAAGAGTCAGGAGGGCAAGGTCATCAAGAagatgaaaaaggagaaagagaaagacaaggaggaggagatggtggaTAAAAAGGCAAAACCGAAGAAAATTGTCAAGAAGGGCAAGTTAACTAAGAAGAAAAGCCCAGTGAAATCAGAGTCTTCCCCTCCAGAACCAGTCAGGACGTCAGAGTCCAGCCCAGAAAGCCGAGAAGAGCGGGAGAGTGAGGACAGCTATGAACGGAATAAAGAGCGACGCTCCAGTGATACTGTGGAATCACCATCgcccaagaagaaagagaagagcacTGCCCAAACCAAAAAGAATGGGACAAAGACCTTACAAAACAAGAAGACGAGCAAGAGAAAATCTCCCCCAGTGTCAAGCCCCAATCTCAGTTGA
- the Rpl23a gene encoding large ribosomal subunit protein uL23 yields the protein MAPKAKKEAPAPPKAEAKAKALKAKKAVLKGVHSHKKKKIRTSPTFRRPKTLRLRRQPKYPRKSAPRRNKLDHYAIIKFPLTTESAMKKIEDNNTLVFIVDVKANKHQIKQAVKKLYDIDVAKVNTLIRPDGEKKAYVRLAPDYDALDVANKIGII from the exons ATGGCGCCGAAAGCGAAGAAGGAAG ctcctgcccctcccaaagCCGAAGCTAAAGCGAAGGCCTTGAAAGCCAAGAAGGCAGTGCTGAAAGGCGtccacagccacaaaaagaagaagatcCGCACATCGCCCACCTTTCGGCGTCCCAAGACCCTGCGGCTACGAAGGCAGCCTAAATACCCCCGGAAGAGCGCGCCCAGGAGGAACAA GCTTGACCACTATGCCATCATCAAATTCCCCCTGACCACCgagtcagccatgaagaagatagaagacaacaacacacttgtgttcattgtggacgtcaaggccaacaagcaccagatcaaacaggctgtgaagaaactctaTGACATCGATGTGGCCAAAGTCAACACCCTCATAAG GCCCGACGGAGAGAAGAAGGCGTATGTTCGGTTGGCTCCTGATTATGATGCTCTGGATGTTGCCAACAAG attggaaTCATCTAA
- the Proca1 gene encoding protein PROCA1 isoform X1 yields the protein MWVRTTLTIKRWTEEKSGCKTDIWEESESTGICEDTDRCCWKHQQCVIHPYPECDHHKQHMHTVRHCNCESRLKDCSEKTNNSSSRDVCPTCCSRDGGSTCYNIIHTPCFELIPEEECVERIWYRWCKRYRPLSVAVIHHPHSIHHICMADDPNEEEEEAPSPSPTHLCPTDIPTDPDIRAVTRAPDSAAPITIWRSESPTDKSQEGKVIKKMKKEKEKDKEEEMVDKKAKPKKIVKKGKLTKKKSPVKSESSPPEPVRTSESSPESREERESEDSYERNKERRSSDTVESPSPKKKEKSTAQTKKNGTKTLQNKKTSKRKSPPVSSPNLS from the exons ATGTGGGTCAGGACGACACTAACGATTAAAAGATGGACTGAGGAAAAGAGTGGCTGCAAAACTGACATTTGGGAGGAGAGCGAGAGCACCG GTATCTGCGAGGACACTGACAGGTGCTGCTGGAAACATCAGCAGTGTGTCATCCACCCCTACCCGGAATGTGACCATCACAAGCAGCACATGCACACCGTCAGACACTGCAACTGTGAATCTAG GCTGAAGGACTGCTCAGAGAAGACAAATAATAGCAGCTCCCGAGATGTATGCCCGACCTGCTGCTCCAGAGATGGGGGCTCAACCTGCTACAACATCATCCATACCCCTTGCTTTGAACTCATCCCAGAGGAAGAGTGTGTGGAGCGGATCTGGTACCGCTG GTGCAAACGCTACAGACCCCTCTCTGTGGCAGTAATCCACCATCCCCATTCCATCCATCACATATGTATGGCAGATGATccaaatgaggaggaggaggaggctccaTCTCCCAGCCCGACTCACTTGTGTCCCACTGACATACCTACTGACCCAGACATCAGGGCCGTCACCAGGGCTCCCGACTCAGCAGCGCCCATCACCATCTGGCGTTCTGAGAGCCCCACAGACAAGAGTCAGGAGGGCAAGGTCATCAAGAagatgaaaaaggagaaagagaaagacaaggaggaggagatggtggaTAAAAAGGCAAAACCGAAGAAAATTGTCAAGAAGGGCAAGTTAACTAAGAAGAAAAGCCCAGTGAAATCAGAGTCTTCCCCTCCAGAACCAGTCAGGACGTCAGAGTCCAGCCCAGAAAGCCGAGAAGAGCGGGAGAGTGAGGACAGCTATGAACGGAATAAAGAGCGACGCTCCAGTGATACTGTGGAATCACCATCgcccaagaagaaagagaagagcacTGCCCAAACCAAAAAGAATGGGACAAAGACCTTACAAAACAAGAAGACGAGCAAGAGAAAATCTCCCCCAGTGTCAAGCCCCAATCTCAGTTGA
- the Rab34 gene encoding ras-related protein Rab-34 isoform X2 has product MNILAPVRRDRVLAELPQCLRKEAALHVRKDFHPRVTCACQEHRTGTVGFKISKVIVVGDLSVGKTCLINRFCKDTFDKNYKATIGVDFEMERFEVLGVPFSLQLWDTAGQERFKCIASTYYRGAQAIIIVFNLNDVASLEHTKQWLADALKENDPSNVLLFLVGSKKDLSTPAQYSLMEKDALKVAQEMKAEYWAVSSLTGENVREFFFRVAALTFEANVVAELEKSGARRIGDVVRINSDDKNLYLTASKKKATCCP; this is encoded by the exons ATGAACATTCTGGCGCCCGTGCGGAGGGACCGCGTCCTGGCCGAGCTGCCCCAG TGCCTGAGGAAGGAGGCCGCTTTGCACGTGCGCAAAGACTTCCATCCCCGCGTCACTTGCGCCTGCCAGGAGCACCGGACAGGCACCGTGGG ATTTAAAATATCCAAGGTCATCGTTGTGGGGGACCTCTCTGTGGGGAAGACCTGTCTCATTAATAG GTTCTGCAAAGACACTTTCGATAAAAATTACAAGGCCACCATTGGAGTGGATTTTGAGATGGAACGATTTGAAGTGCTGGGTGTCCCCTTCAGTCTCCAACT ATGGGACACTGCTGGGCAGGAGAGGTTCAAATGCATCGCTTCCACCTATTACCGAGGAGCTCAAG CCATCATCATTGTCTTCAACCTGAATGATGTGGCATCCCTGGAACATACCAA GCAGTGGCTCGCTGACGCGCTCAAGGAGAATGACCCTTCCAACGTGCTTCTCTTCCTTGTGGGTTCCAAGAAGGACCTGAGT ACGCCTGCTCAATATTCCCTAATGGAGAAGGATGCCCTCAAGGTGGCCCAAGAGATGAAGGCTGAGTATTGGGCAGTGTCCTCCCTCACTG GTGAGAATGTCCGGGAATTCTTCTTCCGCGTGGCAGCATTGACCTTTGAGGCCAATGTTGTGGCTGAGCTGGAGAAATCGGGGGCTCGGCGCATTGGGGATGTTGTTC GCATCAACAGTGACGACAAAAACCTCTACCTAACTGCCAGCAAGAAAAAGGCCACGTGTTGTCCCTGA
- the Rab34 gene encoding ras-related protein Rab-34 isoform X1, with translation MNILAPVRRDRVLAELPQCLRKEAALHVRKDFHPRVTCACQEHRTGTVGRFKISKVIVVGDLSVGKTCLINRFCKDTFDKNYKATIGVDFEMERFEVLGVPFSLQLWDTAGQERFKCIASTYYRGAQAIIIVFNLNDVASLEHTKQWLADALKENDPSNVLLFLVGSKKDLSTPAQYSLMEKDALKVAQEMKAEYWAVSSLTGENVREFFFRVAALTFEANVVAELEKSGARRIGDVVRINSDDKNLYLTASKKKATCCP, from the exons ATGAACATTCTGGCGCCCGTGCGGAGGGACCGCGTCCTGGCCGAGCTGCCCCAG TGCCTGAGGAAGGAGGCCGCTTTGCACGTGCGCAAAGACTTCCATCCCCGCGTCACTTGCGCCTGCCAGGAGCACCGGACAGGCACCGTGGG CAGATTTAAAATATCCAAGGTCATCGTTGTGGGGGACCTCTCTGTGGGGAAGACCTGTCTCATTAATAG GTTCTGCAAAGACACTTTCGATAAAAATTACAAGGCCACCATTGGAGTGGATTTTGAGATGGAACGATTTGAAGTGCTGGGTGTCCCCTTCAGTCTCCAACT ATGGGACACTGCTGGGCAGGAGAGGTTCAAATGCATCGCTTCCACCTATTACCGAGGAGCTCAAG CCATCATCATTGTCTTCAACCTGAATGATGTGGCATCCCTGGAACATACCAA GCAGTGGCTCGCTGACGCGCTCAAGGAGAATGACCCTTCCAACGTGCTTCTCTTCCTTGTGGGTTCCAAGAAGGACCTGAGT ACGCCTGCTCAATATTCCCTAATGGAGAAGGATGCCCTCAAGGTGGCCCAAGAGATGAAGGCTGAGTATTGGGCAGTGTCCTCCCTCACTG GTGAGAATGTCCGGGAATTCTTCTTCCGCGTGGCAGCATTGACCTTTGAGGCCAATGTTGTGGCTGAGCTGGAGAAATCGGGGGCTCGGCGCATTGGGGATGTTGTTC GCATCAACAGTGACGACAAAAACCTCTACCTAACTGCCAGCAAGAAAAAGGCCACGTGTTGTCCCTGA